A genomic window from Eleginops maclovinus isolate JMC-PN-2008 ecotype Puerto Natales chromosome 9, JC_Emac_rtc_rv5, whole genome shotgun sequence includes:
- the mrpl47 gene encoding 39S ribosomal protein L47, mitochondrial — protein MGERPPLAALSLCSPVSAVSQCRALHTTVSRRGLDQFFDHPENWGETNVKSGAPWTAKQLRTKSNEDLHKLWYVLLKEKNMLLTLEQEAKRQRLQMPSPERLKKVSRSMVRVETVVKERETALRLLQTGQEKGRPGAWRRNMFGYAYWYRYKEYAIPWYMNKRYKRKRFFTPKFVQPHIRLRLEKHLREKARSATLQRGTRSKLKEKFPQMKVSAS, from the exons ATGG GGGAACGTCCTCCTCTCGCTGCCCTCTCTTTGTGCAGTCCTGTCAGCGCTGTGAGTCAGTGTCGAGCCCTGCACACCACCGTCAGCAGGAGGGGGCTGGACCAGTTCTTCGACCACCCTGAGAACTGGGGAGAGACCAACGTGAAGTCGG GTGCACCATGGACTGCCAAACAACTGAGAACAAAGAGCAATGAAGACTTGCACAAACTCTG GTATGTGCTGTTGAAAGAAAAGAACATGCTGCTCACGCTGGAACAGGAGGCAAAAAGGCAAAGGCTTCAGATGCCGAGTCCAGAAAGATTAAAGAAG GTGAGCCGGTCGATGGTCAGAGTGGAGACGGtggtgaaggagagagagactgCACTGCGGCTGCTGCAGACAGGACAGGAGAAAGGCAGACCAGGAGCGTGGAGGAGGAACATGTTTGGATACGCCTACTG GTATCGCTACAAAGAATATGCTATTCCTTGGTACATGAACAAAAGGTATAAGCGAAAGAGGTTCTTCACACCCAAGTTTGTCCAACCACACATAAG GCTGCGCTTGGAGAAGCATCTCAGAGAGAAGGCCAGGAGCGCCACCTTACAGAGGGGAACTCGGTCTAAACTTAAGGAGAAGTTTCCTCAAATGAAAGTTTCTGCGTCGTAA